Proteins from a single region of Macaca thibetana thibetana isolate TM-01 chromosome 4, ASM2454274v1, whole genome shotgun sequence:
- the GPR6 gene encoding G-protein coupled receptor 6: protein MNASAASLNDSQVVVVAAEGAAAAATATGGPDTGEWGPPAAAALGAGGGANGSLELSSQLSAGPPGLLLPAVNPWDVLLCVSGTVIAGENALVVALIASTPALRTPMFVLVGSLATADLLAGCGLILHFVFQYVVPSETVSLLTVGFLVASFAASVSSLLAITVDRYLSLYNALTYYSRRTLLGVHLLLAATWTVSLGLGLLPVLGWNCLAERAACSVVRPLARSHVVLLSVAFFMVFGIMLHLYVRICQVVWRHAHQIALQQHCLAPPHLAATRKGVGTLAVVLGTFGASWLPFAIYCVVGSHEDPAVYTYATLLPATYNSMINPIIYAFRNQEIQRALWLLFCGCFQSKVPFRSRSPSEV from the coding sequence ATGAACGCGAGCGCCGCCTCGCTCAACGACTCCCAGGTGGTGGTAGTGGCGGCCGaaggagcggcggcggcggccacAGCAACAGGGGGGCCGGACACCGGCGAATGGGGACCCCCTGCTGCTGCGGCTCTGGGAGCCGGCGGCGGAGCTAATGGGTCTCTGGAGCTGTCCTCGCAGCTGTCGGCTGGGCCACCGGGACTCCTGCTGCCAGCGGTAAATCCGTGGGACGTGCTCCTATGCGTGTCGGGGACAGTGATCGCTGGAGAAAATGCGCTGGTGGTGGCGCTCATCGCGTCCACTCCGGCGCTGCGCACGCCCATGTTCGTGCTGGTGGGCAGTCTGGCCACCGCTGACCTGCTGGCGGGCTGTGGCCTCATCTTGCACTTTGTGTTCCAATACGTGGTGCCCTCGGAGACTGTGAGTCTGCTCACGGTGGGCTTCCTCGTGGCTTCCTTCGCCGCTTCTGTCAGCAGCCTGCTGGCCATTACGGTGGACCGCTACCTGTCCCTGTATAACGCGCTCACCTATTACTCGCGCCGGACCCTGTTGGGCGTGCACCTCCTGCTTGCCGCCACCTGGACCGTGTCCCTaggcctggggctgctgcctGTGCTGGGCTGGAACTGCCTGGCAGAGCGTGCCGCCTGCAGCGTGGTGCGCCCGCTGGCGCGCAGCCACGTGGTGCTGCTCTCCGTCGCCTTCTTCATGGTCTTCGGCATCATGCTGCACCTGTACGTGCGCATCTGCCAGGTGGTCTGGCGCCACGCGCACCAGATCGCGCTGCAGCAGCACTGCCTGGCGCCACCCCACCTCGCCGCCACCAGAAAAGGTGTGGGTACGCTGGCTGTTGTGCTGGGCACTTTCGGCGCCAGCTGGCTGCCCTTCGCCATCTATTGCGTGGTGGGCAGCCACGAGGACCCGGCAGTCTACACTTACGCCACCCTGCTGCCCGCCACCTACAACTCCATGATCAATCCCATCATCTATGCCTTCCGCAACCAGGAGATTCAGCGCGCCCTGTGGCTCCTGTTTTGTGGCTGTTTCCAGTCCAAAGTGCCCTTTCGTTCCAGGTCCCCCAGCGAGGTCTGA